GCCGATATAGACCTCCGCGGAATCGTCCTTCTGGGGCCGTTGCCGGACCTCGATATCCGCCATGCGGAAGGTCTTCTTCAGATAGCTCTCGAGTTTCAGAATTTCGTCGCGTGTCACTGCACTTGCCCCCTTCAGAACCTTACAATTCGTCGTCGCCGAGGTGAACATCCTCGCCCGGGACGAACTGATCCATGGTCAGCGCCGGTTCTGGGCACGTGTTTTCACCAATATCTCTGGCCGGAACGCCCGCAACCGTGCGGCGCGCCGGAATGTCCTTGAGCACTACGCTGCCGGCGGCGATCCGCGCGCAGTCGCCGACCTTGATGTTCCCGAGGATCTTCGCGCCGGCGCCGATCATCACGCCGCGGCCGATCTTGGGATGACGATCGCCATGCTCGTTGCCGGACCCGCCAAGCGTCACACCATGCAGCAGCGAGCAATTGTCGCCCACCACCGCCGTCTCGCCGATCACGATGCCGGTGGCATGGTCGATCATGATCCCACGGCCGATCCGCGCCGCTGGATGGATGTCCACCTGCAGGAAGCGGGAGACGAGGCTCTGCAGATAGAGCGCGAAATCCTTGCGCCCCGCGTTCCACAGCCGATGGCCGATGCGATGCGTCTGCAAGGCGTGGAAGCCCTTGAAATAGATCAGTGGCTCGATCAACCGGTCGCAGGCCGGATCGCGTTGAATCCAGGCCATCGCATCGGCGCGGAACTCCTCGCCGAGCGTGGGGTCCTGATCCAGAATCTCATGAAATGTCTTGTGGATCAGGCCGGGGTCGAGCACGGCGTGCTGCAGGCGCCGCGCCAAACGATGCACGACCGCATCCTCGAAGCGCGAATGGCTGAGGATGGAGGCATAGAGAAAACCGCCCAGAGCAGGCTCGGCCGCGCTGACCTCTTCGGCCTCGCGCCGCACTTGGCTCCAGACAGGATCCCAACTTTCGACTTTTGGCTGTGCCGCCACTGCGGGCTTGTTCATGGCTCACCTCTTCGGAGCTCGGCTCAGTTGAGCCCCCCTAGCAGGTACATATGGTCACGTCTAGCGCGGCCGCCGCTTTTGGCAAACCAGACCTTCAGGAGCGAGACGCCAAAAACGCCAGCACGCCCTCTTTGAACTGCTTGTCGCCTACGGCCTTCATATGGTCGCGCCCGGATATATCCAGGAACTGGGCATTCGGAATGAGTTCCGCAAGCGCAGCTCCCGATCCGCCGATCACATCTTTACTACCGACCGCCACGAGAACCGGCACGGAGAGCTCGCCGAGCTTCTCCCGGGGCACTTTCTCGCGCGGGCCGCGCATGCAGGCCGCCAGGGCCTTGAGGTCACTGTTCGTCTGCTCGGCGAAAACGCGGAAACTGCGCGCGGTGTCGTTCGTAACGTCTTCCAGCTTAGGGGCTTCGAGCGCGGCCGCTAAAGGCCCCGCGCCCACCATGCCCCGGACCATGTGGATCCCGAGGCCGCCGAACACGATGCTTCGCACCCGCTCCGGATGGGCAAAGGCGAGAAACGCCGCGATCCGTGCGCCCATGGAATAGCCGAGCACATCCACACGATCGATACCGAGGTGATCCAGGAGCCGGATCGCGTCCTCGGCCATTTCAGGGGCG
This genomic window from Methyloceanibacter caenitepidi contains:
- a CDS encoding DUF3126 family protein; translated protein: MTRDEILKLESYLKKTFRMADIEVRQRPQKDDSAEVYIGDEFIGILFRDDEDPDDTAYQFQMAILDYDLQ
- the cysE gene encoding serine O-acetyltransferase, with translation MNKPAVAAQPKVESWDPVWSQVRREAEEVSAAEPALGGFLYASILSHSRFEDAVVHRLARRLQHAVLDPGLIHKTFHEILDQDPTLGEEFRADAMAWIQRDPACDRLIEPLIYFKGFHALQTHRIGHRLWNAGRKDFALYLQSLVSRFLQVDIHPAARIGRGIMIDHATGIVIGETAVVGDNCSLLHGVTLGGSGNEHGDRHPKIGRGVMIGAGAKILGNIKVGDCARIAAGSVVLKDIPARRTVAGVPARDIGENTCPEPALTMDQFVPGEDVHLGDDEL
- a CDS encoding alpha/beta fold hydrolase, with protein sequence MQSFDSDGVRIAYLDEGDGDPILLIHGFASNVVTNWVDPQWVRTLTQDGRRVIALDNRGHGQSDKLYDPARYGAPEMAEDAIRLLDHLGIDRVDVLGYSMGARIAAFLAFAHPERVRSIVFGGLGIHMVRGMVGAGPLAAALEAPKLEDVTNDTARSFRVFAEQTNSDLKALAACMRGPREKVPREKLGELSVPVLVAVGSKDVIGGSGAALAELIPNAQFLDISGRDHMKAVGDKQFKEGVLAFLASRS